Proteins from a genomic interval of Paenibacillus sp. FSL R5-0623:
- the trpS gene encoding tryptophan--tRNA ligase produces the protein MKTVLSGIQPSGKLTLGNYIGAIKNFVKLQHDYQCHFMVVDLHAITVAQEPAALREQSEAVAALFIAAGIDPSKSNVFLQSHVPQHAELGWLMTTLTSMGELERMTQFKDKSSGKDSVGAGLFVYPSLMAADILLYNADLVPVGEDQKQHLELTRDLAGRFNHRYGEYFTIPDPYIPQVGARVMSLDDASSKMSKSNPNAGSYIALLDPPDVIRKKISRATTDSGREVVYDPANKPEVSNLMSIYAECAGMTLKEVAERYEGKMYGPFKKELAEVVVSVIEPLQQRYNEIRESGELADVLDTSARRAEEVAAQTLDAVKERMGFVPRRKQ, from the coding sequence ATGAAAACAGTACTTTCAGGTATTCAGCCAAGCGGTAAGCTCACATTGGGCAACTACATTGGTGCAATCAAAAATTTTGTAAAACTCCAGCATGACTATCAATGTCATTTCATGGTAGTTGATCTTCATGCCATCACCGTGGCCCAGGAGCCAGCAGCATTGCGTGAACAGTCGGAAGCAGTAGCTGCACTGTTTATTGCAGCAGGTATTGATCCTTCGAAATCTAACGTATTTCTGCAATCCCATGTACCGCAACACGCGGAATTGGGCTGGTTGATGACAACGCTGACCTCCATGGGTGAGCTTGAACGGATGACTCAGTTTAAGGATAAATCATCCGGTAAAGATTCCGTTGGTGCGGGACTGTTCGTGTATCCATCATTAATGGCGGCTGATATTTTGTTATACAATGCTGACCTTGTGCCAGTAGGTGAGGACCAGAAGCAGCATCTGGAACTGACACGTGATCTGGCAGGACGTTTTAATCACCGTTATGGAGAGTACTTCACCATTCCAGATCCGTATATTCCGCAGGTGGGTGCTCGGGTCATGTCACTTGATGATGCCTCTTCAAAGATGAGCAAAAGTAACCCTAATGCTGGCAGCTATATTGCCCTGCTGGATCCGCCGGATGTGATTCGCAAAAAAATCAGTCGTGCCACTACAGATTCGGGACGTGAAGTCGTATATGATCCGGCAAACAAACCGGAAGTCAGCAATCTGATGAGCATCTACGCTGAATGTGCAGGTATGACGCTTAAAGAAGTGGCTGAGCGTTATGAAGGCAAGATGTACGGTCCGTTCAAAAAGGAACTGGCTGAAGTGGTTGTATCTGTGATTGAACCGCTACAACAACGATATAATGAGATTCGTGAATCTGGCGAATTGGCGGATGTTCTGGATACGTCAGCCCGTCGTGCAGAAGAAGTTGCTGCTCAAACGTTGGATGCAGTGAAAGAACGTATGGGATTTGTTCCAAGACGTAAACAGTAG